A window from Pangasianodon hypophthalmus isolate fPanHyp1 chromosome 16, fPanHyp1.pri, whole genome shotgun sequence encodes these proteins:
- the ribc1 gene encoding RIB43A-like with coiled-coils protein 1 isoform X1, producing MYKVDVPVDESSMRAVERRRAAEVARRKRIFNPRTRVIGLDVHALEQQVAERREREEAEQQREMACDALCISMDRKLMEQQREEEERRREKAQELVQYRAIYQRSEDSRDADINYNHQGGPSVSLVNQETLGPASMQVFQGEGVGENEWKKYQVEQNERTLRAQREEREKCQKEQKHKELLRGLDLIQQDLRAIQLDALEEECKKAALTALKSYNLAQAEERQERERQDNQKHEGLELAEVLQMVTSDLLTECPEAAVKEGMGSAEAPRVLPDRWKGMSSEQLSAIYRQRAEQCADRESQRQREKQSNLEWGLQQLEQARQQVEEERRARELERERRAQLDQYNQQLAREQQAHNQYLNNEVYTNRPTVRYFSQFSTSSR from the exons ATGTACAAGGTGGACGTGCCCGTGGATGAGAGCTCCATGAGGGCGGTGGAGCGGCGGCGGGCTGCAGAGGTCGCGCGCCGGAAACGCATCTTCAATCCAAGGACCCGGGTGATTGGACTGGACGTGCACGCGCTCGAGCAGCAGGTGGCTGAGAGGCGCGAGCGCGAGGAGGCGGAGCAGCAGAGGGAAATGGCGTGCG ATGCACTGTGTATTTCCATGGACCGAAAGCTGATGGAGCAacaaagagaggaagaggaacgAAGGAGAGAGAAGGCCCAGGAGCTTGTGCAGTATCGGGCAATATACCAGCGCTCTGAGGACTCTCGTGATGCAGACATTAATTATAATCACCAAGGGGGACCCAGTGTCAGCTTAGTCAATCAGGAGACACTGGGACCTGCCAGTATGCAGGTTTTTCAG ggagAAGGAGTTGGGGAAAATGAATGGAAGAAGTATCAGGTGGAGCAGAATGAGAGAACGCTTAGAGCTCAAAGGGAGGAGCGAGAGAAATGTCAGAAAGAGCAGAAACAcaaag aGTTGCTGAGAGGTCTGGACCTGATCCAGCAGGACCTGAGAGCAATACAGCTGGATGCTCTGGAGGAAGAGTGTAAAAAAGCTGCCCTCACTGCCCTCAAAAGCTACAACCTGGCTCAg GCAGAAGAAAGGCAGGAGCGAGAGAGGCAAGACAATCAGAAGCACGAGGGCTTGGAACTGGCAGAGGTTCTGCAGAtggtgacctctgacctcttgACTGAGTGCCCCGAAGCTGCAGTGAAGGAGGGCATGGGTTCAGCTGAGGCTCCTCGAGTGCTACCTGATCGCTGGAAGGGGATGAGCTCTGAGCAGCTCAGCGCCATCTACAGGCAGAGAGCAGAACAGTGTGCTGACAGAGAG AGCCAGAGACAGCGGGAGAAGCAGAGCAACCTGGAATGGGGTTTGCAGCAGCTGGAGCAGGCCAGGCAGCAagtggaggaggagagaagagcgagggaactggagagagagaggagagcaCAACTGGACCAATACAACCAGCAGCTGGCCAGAGAGCAGCAGGCACA CAATCAGTACCTCAATAATGAAGTTTACACTAACCGGCCTACTGTGCGCTACTTCAGCCAGTTCAGCACAAGCTCTCGCTAA
- the ribc1 gene encoding RIB43A-like with coiled-coils protein 1 isoform X2 — MDRKLMEQQREEEERRREKAQELVQYRAIYQRSEDSRDADINYNHQGGPSVSLVNQETLGPASMQVFQGEGVGENEWKKYQVEQNERTLRAQREEREKCQKEQKHKELLRGLDLIQQDLRAIQLDALEEECKKAALTALKSYNLAQAEERQERERQDNQKHEGLELAEVLQMVTSDLLTECPEAAVKEGMGSAEAPRVLPDRWKGMSSEQLSAIYRQRAEQCADRESQRQREKQSNLEWGLQQLEQARQQVEEERRARELERERRAQLDQYNQQLAREQQAHNQYLNNEVYTNRPTVRYFSQFSTSSR, encoded by the exons ATGGACCGAAAGCTGATGGAGCAacaaagagaggaagaggaacgAAGGAGAGAGAAGGCCCAGGAGCTTGTGCAGTATCGGGCAATATACCAGCGCTCTGAGGACTCTCGTGATGCAGACATTAATTATAATCACCAAGGGGGACCCAGTGTCAGCTTAGTCAATCAGGAGACACTGGGACCTGCCAGTATGCAGGTTTTTCAG ggagAAGGAGTTGGGGAAAATGAATGGAAGAAGTATCAGGTGGAGCAGAATGAGAGAACGCTTAGAGCTCAAAGGGAGGAGCGAGAGAAATGTCAGAAAGAGCAGAAACAcaaag aGTTGCTGAGAGGTCTGGACCTGATCCAGCAGGACCTGAGAGCAATACAGCTGGATGCTCTGGAGGAAGAGTGTAAAAAAGCTGCCCTCACTGCCCTCAAAAGCTACAACCTGGCTCAg GCAGAAGAAAGGCAGGAGCGAGAGAGGCAAGACAATCAGAAGCACGAGGGCTTGGAACTGGCAGAGGTTCTGCAGAtggtgacctctgacctcttgACTGAGTGCCCCGAAGCTGCAGTGAAGGAGGGCATGGGTTCAGCTGAGGCTCCTCGAGTGCTACCTGATCGCTGGAAGGGGATGAGCTCTGAGCAGCTCAGCGCCATCTACAGGCAGAGAGCAGAACAGTGTGCTGACAGAGAG AGCCAGAGACAGCGGGAGAAGCAGAGCAACCTGGAATGGGGTTTGCAGCAGCTGGAGCAGGCCAGGCAGCAagtggaggaggagagaagagcgagggaactggagagagagaggagagcaCAACTGGACCAATACAACCAGCAGCTGGCCAGAGAGCAGCAGGCACA CAATCAGTACCTCAATAATGAAGTTTACACTAACCGGCCTACTGTGCGCTACTTCAGCCAGTTCAGCACAAGCTCTCGCTAA